The Bacteroidales bacterium genomic interval GATATCGAGGGTTCCGTTTAGAAAGCGCGATCCGGCACAACCGGTACCGTATTTGTCAATGGCCTTTTTGGCGGCTTCCTTGATTTTGGGGTGATTGGTAAGACCCAGGTAGCTGTTGGATCCGAACATAAGAACCTTTTTCCCTTCGATAATGACTTCGGTATCCTGTTCTGATTCAATCGGGCGGAAGTAGGGGTAGATACCTGCCGCCTGGGCCTTCTGAGGCATGTCATATAATCTGGTACGATCCTGTAAAATTCCCATAAATTGTTACGATAAGGTTAATTTTGGTAAAAAAATGTTAAATAACACAAGGTGCAAATATACATATTCAAATTAAATACGGATAGATTTTGCGGAGTTCATTGCATTTGCAATGATAGAACAGCCTGTTGGGAGTTTATACGGGGTTTCACCCCGAACCCTGAGTTACTTTTTTGTCAGCTACACAAAAAAGTAACCAAAAAAAGTCTCCACGATTGAAGGCTGAGGCCTCTTCGGAAGGTACCCCAACTATCGTCCATAACCAACCCGGCCTCAGCCCGCACCAATCGTGGACGTCCCCCCACAGGCTTGCTAAGGGCCAGAGCAAGAGCTTAATCCCGTTTCTGAAAAGGAATTTCTTTCCTGAACGTAAATCCAAAGCGCGCTGGCATCCGGGCAAACCCCGCTGAAACGAAGTGGAAGCGGCATGAAAGGCGATTCATGCATGACCAATGCATGAATCGGGCATATCAAGGAAAGAAAGGAAGTGGGGTTAAAGGGGCGAAGCCCTTTGACTAATCCCTATTCTGACATTCTTAACTGGTACTTATACACCGCATATTGTTTCCCCAGCCGGTAATATTTCTGGGCCATGGACTGTTCTCCGGTTTGCCGGTACACCCGGCTCAGGGCAAAATAGGCCATGGTACGTACCGATTCGTCGTACCGATTGAATTGTCCTGTTAACCGGATTCCGGCTTCAAGGTATTTTTTGGCGCTTTCAGGCCTGTGCAGGACGCGGTCTTCGTAAATTCCCCTGAAAATCAGATATTTCATGCGGTGAAAGTTGTTTTTCCTGCCTGCCTGAGACAATTTCGCAATGAGGGAATCGGCTTCCTCAAAATGGCCATTGATAAAAAGCGACTCAATGTGTACGCCAAGGTAATAGGTATTATCGGGGTACAGTGCCCGGAGGCGGGAAGTCAGCATGGCGGCCAGCTGCGGCTGATC includes:
- a CDS encoding 8-amino-7-oxononanoate synthase, which gives rise to MGILQDRTRLYDMPQKAQAAGIYPYFRPIESEQDTEVIIEGKKVLMFGSNSYLGLTNHPKIKEAAKKAIDKYGTGCAGSRFLNGTLDI